One Solanum lycopersicum chromosome 4, SLM_r2.1 DNA window includes the following coding sequences:
- the LOC101253681 gene encoding gibberellin 2-beta-dioxygenase 8-like isoform X2: MYTLFIPKLFFISHIFLVQFDHNMMIESWNPPLLHDYSKLSQLQSNRDCSNNGVLMMEELELPMIDLNGLKSRDEREVIRCENAIAKASSEWGFFQVVNHGVSLELLRKMRNEQMKLFKAPFEMKANCGLLNNSYRWGNSTATCPKQFNWSEAFHIPVTKISENASYGEFTTLRDVMVEYATSMQDLAKSLASVLVKKLDHKDSEIGEICNENSCFLRLNHYPSCQLPQEIFGLVPHTDSDFLTILHQDEVGGLQLMKDSKWVAVKPNQNALIVNIGDLFQAWSNDVYKSVEHKVMANGKKESTWCSQDTLEDELEW; this comes from the exons ATGTATACACTCTTTATCCCAAAACTCTTCttcatttctcatatttttcttgTTCAATTTGATCACAATATGATGATAGAGTCTTGGAATCCTCCTCTCCTACATGATTACTCGAAGCTATCGCAACTACAGAGTAATCGCGACTGCTCAAATAATGGGGTTCTCATGATGGAAGAGTTGGAACTTCCGATGATAGATTTGAACGGTTTAAAAAGTAGAGACGAGAGAGAAGTGATTCGATGTGAAAACGCGATAGCTAAGGCTTCTTCTGAATGGGGTTTTTTTCAAGTTGTGAATCATGGTGTGAGCCTTGAATTGCTAAGAAAAATGAGGAATGAACAAATGAAATTGTTTAAAGCACCATTTGAAATGAAAGCTAATTGTggattattaaataattcatatagATGGGGAAATTCAACAGCTACTTGTCCAAAACAATTTAATTGGTCAGAAGCTTTTCATATCCCTGTGACAAAAATCTCAGAAAATGCTTCTTATGGAGAGTTCACAACTTTAAG ggATGTGATGGTGGAATATGCAACTTCAATGCAAGATTTAGCCAAATCACTTGCTAGTGTTCTTGTGAAGAAATTAGACCACAAAGATAGTGAAATTGGAGAAATTTGCAATGAAAATTCATGTTTTCTTAGGTTAAATCACTATCCATCATGTCAATTACCACAAGAAATATTTGGATTAGTGCCACATACAGATAGTGATTTCTTAACTATACTTCATCAAGATGAAGTTGGTGGACTTCAATTAATGAAAGATTCCAAATGGGTTGCTGTTAAGCCTAATCAAAATGCACTTATTGTAAACATCGGAGATCTTTTTCAG GCTTGGAGCAATGATGTATACAAAAGTGTGGAACACAAAGTGATGGCAAATGGAAAGAAGGAGAG CACATGGTGTTCACAAGACACATTAGAAGACGAGTTGGAGTGGTAA
- the LOC101253681 gene encoding gibberellin 2-beta-dioxygenase 8-like isoform X1, with product MYTLFIPKLFFISHIFLVQFDHNMMIESWNPPLLHDYSKLSQLQSNRDCSNNGVLMMEELELPMIDLNGLKSRDEREVIRCENAIAKASSEWGFFQVVNHGVSLELLRKMRNEQMKLFKAPFEMKANCGLLNNSYRWGNSTATCPKQFNWSEAFHIPVTKISENASYGEFTTLRDVMVEYATSMQDLAKSLASVLVKKLDHKDSEIGEICNENSCFLRLNHYPSCQLPQEIFGLVPHTDSDFLTILHQDEVGGLQLMKDSKWVAVKPNQNALIVNIGDLFQAWSNDVYKSVEHKVMANGKKERFSIAYFLCPSYDFKIRSYKEPSIYKKFTFGEYRYQIQQDVKFIGHKVGLSRFLQ from the exons ATGTATACACTCTTTATCCCAAAACTCTTCttcatttctcatatttttcttgTTCAATTTGATCACAATATGATGATAGAGTCTTGGAATCCTCCTCTCCTACATGATTACTCGAAGCTATCGCAACTACAGAGTAATCGCGACTGCTCAAATAATGGGGTTCTCATGATGGAAGAGTTGGAACTTCCGATGATAGATTTGAACGGTTTAAAAAGTAGAGACGAGAGAGAAGTGATTCGATGTGAAAACGCGATAGCTAAGGCTTCTTCTGAATGGGGTTTTTTTCAAGTTGTGAATCATGGTGTGAGCCTTGAATTGCTAAGAAAAATGAGGAATGAACAAATGAAATTGTTTAAAGCACCATTTGAAATGAAAGCTAATTGTggattattaaataattcatatagATGGGGAAATTCAACAGCTACTTGTCCAAAACAATTTAATTGGTCAGAAGCTTTTCATATCCCTGTGACAAAAATCTCAGAAAATGCTTCTTATGGAGAGTTCACAACTTTAAG ggATGTGATGGTGGAATATGCAACTTCAATGCAAGATTTAGCCAAATCACTTGCTAGTGTTCTTGTGAAGAAATTAGACCACAAAGATAGTGAAATTGGAGAAATTTGCAATGAAAATTCATGTTTTCTTAGGTTAAATCACTATCCATCATGTCAATTACCACAAGAAATATTTGGATTAGTGCCACATACAGATAGTGATTTCTTAACTATACTTCATCAAGATGAAGTTGGTGGACTTCAATTAATGAAAGATTCCAAATGGGTTGCTGTTAAGCCTAATCAAAATGCACTTATTGTAAACATCGGAGATCTTTTTCAG GCTTGGAGCAATGATGTATACAAAAGTGTGGAACACAAAGTGATGGCAAATGGAAAGAAGGAGAGGTTCTCAATAGCTTATTTTCTTTGCCCTTCTTATGATTTTAAGATTCGAAGCTACAAAGAACCCTCTATTTATAAGAAATTCACTTTTGGTGAATATAGATATCAAATTCAACAAGATGTCAAATTTATTGGCCACAAAGTAGGCCTCTCAAGGTTTCTTCAATAG